A stretch of Synechococcus sp. MIT S9220 DNA encodes these proteins:
- a CDS encoding DUF6790 family protein, producing the protein MMLPTHPRIAKVLMQVTWIVGGIGLFFGFNALSSGQIAAAVQWVALWSVGGVGLLSFVRHAVFHRSDAVRMGWDLGKRNDFQIEVGFANLAWGVVALVASCLDWGTMTLGSLILVFGIYMLQAAVLHLFDRERNPQHLRAGRHLINLAFAVCLLWFAFSVLP; encoded by the coding sequence ATGATGCTGCCCACCCATCCCCGGATTGCCAAGGTGCTGATGCAAGTCACCTGGATTGTGGGTGGCATCGGTCTCTTCTTTGGATTTAATGCCCTGTCTTCAGGCCAGATTGCTGCTGCCGTTCAGTGGGTAGCGCTCTGGTCAGTTGGTGGTGTGGGGCTGTTGTCATTCGTCCGTCATGCCGTGTTTCATCGCAGCGATGCGGTGCGGATGGGCTGGGATCTCGGCAAGCGCAATGATTTCCAGATCGAGGTGGGATTCGCCAATCTCGCCTGGGGTGTGGTCGCTTTGGTCGCCTCGTGTCTGGACTGGGGAACCATGACTCTTGGTTCGCTCATCCTGGTGTTCGGCATCTACATGCTGCAGGCCGCGGTGTTGCATCTTTTTGACCGTGAGCGCAATCCTCAGCATCTGAGAGCAGGACGCCATCTCATCAATCTTGCCTTTGCTGTTTGTCTGCTCTGGTTTGCCTTTTCGGTGCTGCCCTGA
- a CDS encoding inorganic diphosphatase, whose amino-acid sequence MANLDQAPSRSMPNLLHVLPAFADESELRLNTIVELNSNTINKYELITETGHLKLDRVGYSSLAYPFAYGCIPRTWDEDGDPLDIEIVNVTEPLVPGSIVEARIIGIMTFDDGGEVDDKVIAVLADDKRMDHIKSFEDLGDHWKKETTYYWEHYKDLKKPGTCTVNGFFGTDKAIEIIKTCEARYLAEIDPKLVD is encoded by the coding sequence ATGGCCAATCTCGACCAGGCTCCGAGCCGCAGCATGCCGAACCTGCTGCATGTGCTGCCGGCCTTTGCTGACGAATCCGAGTTGCGTCTGAACACGATCGTGGAGCTCAACTCGAACACGATCAACAAGTACGAGCTGATCACCGAGACCGGTCATCTGAAGTTGGATCGGGTTGGTTATTCCTCTCTGGCCTATCCCTTCGCTTACGGCTGCATTCCTCGGACCTGGGATGAGGACGGAGATCCACTTGATATTGAGATCGTCAATGTCACTGAGCCTCTGGTGCCAGGTTCGATCGTTGAAGCTCGAATCATCGGCATCATGACCTTTGATGATGGTGGTGAGGTTGATGACAAAGTCATCGCTGTGCTGGCTGATGACAAGCGCATGGATCACATCAAGAGCTTTGAGGATCTTGGTGATCACTGGAAAAAGGAAACCACCTATTACTGGGAGCATTACAAGGATCTGAAGAAGCCAGGAACCTGCACCGTGAACGGATTCTTCGGTACCGACAAAGCCATTGAGATCATCAAGACCTGTGAGGCTCGTTATCTGGCTGAGATCGATCCCAAGCTCGTGGATTGA
- a CDS encoding carboxypeptidase M32, giving the protein MAAGTTAWDRLGSHLHETQVMDSITRTLYWDQNTRMPSGGAAWRGEQLALLARQLHARQSSEHYAELIAEARDEWRTRSNSGDPPEIVTGQARNLDLLEQDLQRQQALDPDLVSALATAKSQGYDLWQQARRTSDFGLFAPALRLMVELRQEQARQLAEPRSCWETLAQPFEPDLTLQRLRDLFAPLRRRLPELLEQLKGSPRPSSLSWDLPASTQQQLCDQLLSDWGRDKGITCVAASPHPFSITLGPRDFRITTRVVAGQPLSCFLATAHEWGHSLYEQGLPTSAHQWFAWPLGQATSMAVHESQSLFWENRVARSQPFAELWWERFAAAGAPLGSSSDLWKAMNPVAPGCNRVEADELSYGLHILVRTDLELALLEEGLPVEDLPSEWNRRYRELLGVTPADDAQGCLQDVHWSEGLFGYFPSYLLGHLVSAQLSEAMTSAIGSPEEHVRRGDLSVMLGWLRDNVHPIGRALNAEQLVEQVSGRSLSSDPFLNYLEAKLERLFTIRA; this is encoded by the coding sequence ATGGCTGCCGGGACAACGGCTTGGGATCGTCTTGGCTCGCACCTTCACGAAACCCAGGTTATGGATTCCATAACCAGGACGCTCTACTGGGATCAAAACACCCGAATGCCAAGCGGTGGTGCAGCTTGGCGGGGTGAGCAACTGGCTCTGCTGGCTCGCCAGCTCCATGCACGCCAGAGCTCTGAGCACTATGCGGAGCTGATCGCGGAAGCCCGTGATGAGTGGCGAACCCGCTCCAACAGTGGAGATCCCCCTGAGATTGTCACTGGCCAGGCCCGCAACCTGGATCTGCTTGAGCAGGATCTCCAGCGGCAGCAGGCACTGGATCCTGATCTTGTCAGTGCTCTGGCCACTGCAAAATCCCAGGGTTACGACCTTTGGCAACAGGCCCGCAGGACTTCTGACTTTGGTCTGTTTGCACCAGCTCTTCGTCTGATGGTGGAGCTGCGGCAGGAACAGGCCCGTCAGCTGGCAGAACCGCGAAGTTGCTGGGAAACCCTCGCGCAGCCGTTTGAGCCTGACCTCACGCTTCAGCGGCTTCGGGATCTGTTCGCGCCGCTGCGTAGACGTTTGCCTGAGTTGTTGGAGCAACTCAAGGGCAGTCCAAGACCGTCGTCTCTCAGCTGGGACTTGCCCGCATCGACTCAGCAGCAACTCTGTGATCAGCTCCTCAGCGACTGGGGCAGGGACAAAGGGATCACATGCGTCGCGGCGTCGCCACACCCCTTTTCAATCACATTGGGTCCTCGTGACTTCCGCATCACCACGCGTGTGGTGGCTGGTCAGCCTTTGTCCTGTTTTCTGGCCACAGCCCATGAGTGGGGCCATTCGTTGTACGAGCAGGGACTGCCGACCTCTGCGCATCAGTGGTTCGCCTGGCCTCTCGGTCAGGCCACGTCGATGGCCGTGCATGAAAGTCAGTCGCTGTTCTGGGAAAACCGGGTAGCCCGCAGTCAACCCTTTGCAGAACTCTGGTGGGAACGCTTTGCCGCTGCGGGTGCACCTCTGGGATCGTCGTCGGATCTGTGGAAGGCGATGAATCCGGTGGCACCCGGTTGCAACCGGGTGGAAGCGGATGAACTCAGCTACGGACTTCACATCCTTGTGCGAACCGATCTTGAGCTGGCTCTGCTGGAAGAGGGTCTGCCGGTGGAGGATCTCCCGAGCGAATGGAACCGTCGTTATCGCGAATTGCTGGGGGTCACCCCTGCAGATGATGCGCAGGGCTGCCTCCAGGATGTGCACTGGAGCGAAGGTCTGTTTGGTTATTTCCCCTCCTATCTGCTTGGGCACCTGGTGAGCGCGCAGTTGAGCGAGGCAATGACGTCGGCGATTGGGTCTCCCGAAGAGCATGTTCGCCGTGGTGATCTCAGTGTCATGCTCGGTTGGCTTCGAGACAACGTCCATCCCATCGGGCGAGCCCTCAATGCTGAACAGCTCGTCGAGCAGGTCTCCGGCCGATCTCTCTCAAGTGATCCCTTCTTGAACTACCTGGAAGCGAAGCTGGAGCGGTTGTTCACCATCCGGGCTTAA
- a CDS encoding 4a-hydroxytetrahydrobiopterin dehydratase, with protein MAALLSLQEREDLRANLTQWQVGDERLKRQWQFSDFSEAFAFMTRVALLAESMQHHPNWSNVYNRVTIELTTHDLGGLSNLDAELARSIDALL; from the coding sequence ATGGCAGCACTGCTCAGCCTTCAGGAACGCGAAGACCTTCGCGCCAATCTGACGCAGTGGCAGGTGGGGGATGAGCGCCTCAAGCGCCAGTGGCAGTTCAGCGATTTCAGTGAGGCATTCGCCTTCATGACCAGAGTTGCCCTGCTGGCGGAATCGATGCAGCACCATCCCAACTGGAGCAACGTCTACAACCGGGTGACGATCGAACTGACCACGCACGACCTGGGAGGGCTCAGCAATCTGGATGCCGAGCTGGCGCGATCCATCGACGCCTTGCTGTAA
- a CDS encoding GTP-binding protein, with translation MTSSVKRAAVPVTILTGFLGAGKTTLLNHILSNQEGLKTAVLVNEFGEIGIDNELVVSTNEDMVELSNGCICCSINGELLEAVDRILNRPKPVEYLVVETTGLADPLPVAMTFLGSELRDLTRLDSIITLIDAENFGAEAIASEVGRSQVIYGDILMLNKTDLVDEGRVKDVEQQLRDVKKDARILHSVQGDVPLPLLLSVGLFESDRVVNESHDHEHDHGHSHHDHDHGHSHHDHGHSHDHDHDHDHGHSHHDHGHSHDHGSADHLAIEGFTSLSFSSSDPFDLRAFQNFLDNQLPESVFRAKGILWFKESERRHVFHLAGKRFSIDDSDWTGTRKNQLVLIGRGLDHDALRHQLQECVVVPVDQ, from the coding sequence ATGACATCCAGCGTGAAACGAGCCGCTGTGCCGGTAACGATTCTCACTGGCTTTCTTGGAGCAGGGAAAACGACGCTTTTGAACCACATCCTGAGCAATCAGGAGGGTCTGAAAACAGCTGTTCTCGTGAATGAATTCGGGGAGATCGGCATCGACAACGAGTTGGTGGTGAGCACCAACGAAGACATGGTCGAACTGAGCAACGGTTGCATCTGCTGCTCCATTAACGGCGAGCTACTCGAGGCCGTTGACCGCATCCTCAACAGACCCAAACCGGTCGAGTACCTGGTGGTGGAAACCACAGGCCTGGCTGATCCGCTGCCCGTTGCCATGACGTTCCTAGGCAGCGAGCTGCGTGATTTGACGAGGCTCGACTCGATCATCACCTTGATTGATGCTGAGAACTTCGGAGCAGAGGCCATTGCCAGTGAAGTCGGCCGATCACAAGTGATCTATGGCGACATCCTGATGCTCAACAAGACCGATCTTGTCGATGAAGGGCGCGTGAAGGATGTCGAACAACAGCTGCGCGACGTCAAAAAGGATGCACGCATCCTGCACTCAGTACAGGGGGATGTACCGCTGCCCCTTCTCCTGAGCGTGGGTCTGTTCGAATCCGACCGAGTGGTGAACGAAAGCCATGACCATGAGCATGACCACGGTCACAGCCACCATGACCATGACCACGGCCACAGTCACCACGACCATGGGCACAGCCATGACCACGACCACGACCATGACCATGGGCACAGTCACCACGACCATGGGCACAGCCATGACCACGGATCCGCGGATCATCTGGCCATCGAAGGCTTCACGTCACTGTCCTTCTCAAGCAGTGATCCCTTTGATCTAAGAGCCTTTCAGAATTTTCTCGACAACCAGCTGCCTGAAAGCGTTTTTAGAGCCAAAGGAATCCTCTGGTTCAAGGAAAGCGAACGACGTCACGTATTCCATCTAGCAGGCAAACGCTTCTCAATCGACGACAGCGACTGGACCGGAACCCGCAAGAACCAACTGGTGCTGATCGGCCGTGGACTCGACCATGACGCCCTGAGACATCAGCTTCAAGAATGCGTTGTCGTGCCTGTTGATCAGTAA
- a CDS encoding iron ABC transporter permease: MVSGRFLLVAGAVAIAFLALLPVIGLLGEGLRGFSTGNASLGPDGLLQIRGTVVLLLGTSLVGGVIGTANGWLLANCRFPGRRWLRIAQLLPLANPSYLLAATLVDIGSLEGITINGMGWGIAVMALTTYPYVFLLSTESFTICGRRQLEACRSLGVGPWNSFRRIALPMALPAIGAGIALMGMEVVNELGAVELLGIPSLSAGIVQAWRMEGNPTGAVGLALITLCIVLILLFGERRLRSRSRRWSEGVAGGESPAWMLSGGRAFSAQVLGAIPPLITIGIPLVWGGMNWQQLATGLTPELLLLTLRTLGLALAATLLAGVAALLLAIAKRWSRARWLRGVTFLAGMGYAIPGAVLALALLVIGGPWQLSPILLLLWGYSDRFLAVNKGGIDAALERLSPSLDEAATGLGLRWPAVLRRVHLPLLRGPILVGSLLVFVDTVKELPLTFALRPFDFDTLAVRVYQYAGDERLAAALWPALMILVLGLIASSALVPRLDRDTE, translated from the coding sequence ATGGTGTCAGGCCGCTTTTTGCTGGTCGCGGGAGCCGTTGCGATTGCGTTCCTTGCCCTGCTGCCGGTCATCGGTTTGCTGGGCGAAGGCCTGCGAGGCTTCAGCACGGGAAACGCCAGTCTGGGCCCAGACGGACTGCTTCAAATCCGTGGAACGGTCGTGCTCCTGCTCGGCACGAGCCTTGTGGGAGGGGTGATCGGTACCGCCAACGGCTGGCTGCTGGCGAACTGTCGTTTCCCAGGTCGCCGCTGGCTGCGGATCGCCCAGCTGCTACCGCTGGCCAATCCGTCGTATCTACTGGCGGCGACTCTGGTGGATATCGGCAGTCTGGAGGGAATCACCATCAACGGGATGGGATGGGGAATCGCGGTGATGGCGCTCACCACCTACCCCTATGTGTTCTTGCTCAGCACCGAAAGCTTCACCATCTGTGGACGCCGGCAGCTGGAAGCCTGCCGCTCACTAGGAGTGGGGCCATGGAACAGTTTCCGCCGGATTGCACTACCCATGGCCCTACCAGCAATCGGAGCCGGCATTGCCCTGATGGGCATGGAGGTCGTGAATGAGCTTGGGGCCGTGGAACTGCTTGGCATTCCCAGCCTGTCGGCCGGAATCGTTCAGGCCTGGAGGATGGAAGGCAATCCCACGGGAGCTGTGGGACTCGCCCTGATCACCCTCTGCATCGTGCTGATCCTTCTGTTCGGAGAACGTCGCCTGCGCAGCCGCAGCCGACGCTGGTCCGAAGGGGTCGCAGGAGGAGAATCTCCGGCATGGATGCTGAGCGGCGGACGGGCCTTCTCAGCCCAGGTGCTTGGAGCGATCCCGCCGCTGATCACAATTGGCATTCCGTTGGTGTGGGGCGGAATGAACTGGCAGCAGTTGGCCACCGGCCTGACACCCGAATTGCTGCTGCTCACCCTGCGCACTCTGGGACTCGCGCTGGCAGCGACCCTGCTGGCGGGCGTAGCAGCCCTGTTGCTGGCCATTGCCAAACGCTGGAGTCGTGCCAGATGGCTCAGAGGTGTGACGTTTCTGGCGGGCATGGGATATGCGATTCCGGGCGCTGTTCTGGCGCTCGCCCTGCTGGTGATTGGCGGACCCTGGCAACTGTCTCCAATCCTGCTTCTCCTCTGGGGATACAGCGACCGCTTCCTCGCAGTGAATAAGGGTGGAATTGATGCAGCTCTGGAGAGGCTTTCTCCCAGCCTTGACGAAGCGGCAACAGGGCTGGGCTTGCGTTGGCCGGCCGTGCTCAGACGGGTTCACCTGCCACTTCTACGAGGCCCAATCCTTGTTGGCAGCCTGCTGGTGTTCGTGGACACCGTGAAGGAGCTTCCGCTCACATTCGCGCTACGACCTTTCGATTTCGACACGCTCGCTGTGAGGGTTTATCAGTACGCAGGCGATGAACGACTGGCTGCTGCTCTCTGGCCGGCACTGATGATCCTGGTTCTGGGTCTGATTGCTTCATCAGCCCTGGTTCCCCGATTGGATCGGGATACGGAGTAA
- a CDS encoding esterase-like activity of phytase family protein: protein MPALPSPAQALPCPLAAGWELIHNVELPDRGLDGARVGGFSAVAYQRKHDRLWLLSDATTGYLVSFTGLSRLLQGEQASLKGGRRLLLRDRKGAPLPADFDGEGLVLNGHQVWIVSEGRRSPQRRAGLQRYNLLNGRLQREVPLLADWQEREGQGLASNRGPEALTQMASGDLVMAAEAPLIQDRAQQDKDWVRIARLRPGPDQRLEPLGRFEIGPAGASTSRKLGLTELLALDGDAAVLGLLRSFALPAGWSAHLQVLRLPGSKSPSAPPIQAMQSWDLLADGLPSAALPSANWEGMTWGPVMKDGRISLVLVSDDGFHPLQSSWLSVLAPRHGPDCAPERFAF, encoded by the coding sequence TTGCCGGCTTTACCATCGCCAGCACAGGCACTTCCCTGCCCTCTGGCGGCTGGCTGGGAATTGATTCACAACGTTGAACTCCCAGACCGAGGATTGGATGGAGCGCGTGTGGGTGGCTTCTCCGCTGTGGCCTATCAGCGAAAGCATGACCGCCTCTGGTTACTGAGCGACGCAACCACTGGCTATTTGGTTTCTTTCACTGGCCTGAGCCGTCTGTTGCAGGGTGAGCAGGCATCGCTGAAGGGTGGTCGACGTCTGCTGTTGAGGGATCGAAAGGGGGCACCTCTGCCGGCTGACTTTGACGGTGAGGGCCTGGTGCTTAATGGCCATCAGGTCTGGATTGTCAGTGAGGGGCGTCGAAGCCCTCAGAGAAGGGCAGGACTGCAGCGTTACAACCTCTTGAACGGACGCCTGCAGCGCGAGGTCCCGCTCCTTGCTGATTGGCAAGAGAGGGAGGGGCAGGGACTTGCCTCCAATCGAGGACCTGAAGCGCTCACGCAGATGGCATCCGGTGATCTGGTGATGGCAGCCGAAGCTCCACTGATTCAGGACAGGGCACAGCAGGACAAGGACTGGGTGCGGATCGCTCGTCTCCGCCCCGGTCCGGATCAGCGGCTCGAGCCCCTTGGCAGATTCGAGATTGGACCTGCAGGTGCATCGACCAGTCGGAAGCTCGGTTTGACCGAACTACTGGCCCTTGATGGTGATGCAGCAGTTCTTGGCCTGTTGCGCAGTTTTGCTTTGCCAGCTGGTTGGTCTGCCCATCTTCAGGTTCTGCGTCTGCCGGGAAGCAAGTCACCGTCAGCTCCGCCGATTCAAGCGATGCAAAGCTGGGATCTGTTGGCCGACGGTCTGCCATCAGCTGCTCTGCCATCAGCCAACTGGGAGGGCATGACCTGGGGGCCGGTGATGAAAGACGGTCGAATTTCGCTGGTGCTGGTGAGTGACGATGGTTTTCACCCTTTGCAGAGCAGCTGGCTGTCCGTTCTGGCACCGCGGCATGGACCGGACTGTGCTCCCGAGCGATTCGCCTTCTGA
- a CDS encoding cation diffusion facilitator family transporter produces MLNACLSGLQIAVGIGFGSIALIGDALHNVGDVMGLLLGWGAESLSQKPAKGRFSYGFGRSTQLAAVANAVLILMASAVVCVESVQRFRQPELVVAWPVAIAAGAGLFVNLVSARLFGSDHHGDLNRRAAALHLLGDAAVSAAVLLSALVAGITGWRWIDPLTGLGVGLSVGWLGIMLLRDGLAELMDEVPHRIDPAAVLADLQAMPGVQGVHHLHIWSIGGTRIALTVHLQRAADLSHQDPQLLSKVRQAMRQKGIEHCTVQLEEPGEDCGEALS; encoded by the coding sequence GTGCTCAATGCCTGCCTGAGCGGTTTGCAGATCGCCGTGGGGATTGGCTTCGGATCGATCGCATTGATCGGCGATGCCCTGCACAACGTCGGTGACGTGATGGGCCTCCTGTTGGGCTGGGGCGCGGAAAGCCTGAGCCAGAAACCTGCAAAGGGGCGATTCAGTTATGGATTCGGACGCTCGACCCAGCTGGCAGCCGTCGCCAACGCCGTGTTGATCCTGATGGCCTCCGCGGTGGTCTGCGTGGAATCCGTCCAACGGTTCCGTCAACCAGAGCTAGTGGTGGCCTGGCCGGTCGCCATTGCCGCAGGCGCTGGTCTGTTCGTGAACCTGGTCTCTGCCCGTCTATTCGGTTCCGATCATCATGGGGATCTGAACCGTCGCGCAGCAGCTCTTCACCTCCTTGGCGATGCAGCCGTCTCCGCTGCGGTGCTGCTGAGCGCGTTGGTCGCCGGAATCACCGGCTGGAGATGGATTGATCCACTCACAGGTCTTGGAGTCGGGCTGAGCGTGGGATGGCTCGGAATCATGTTGCTGCGCGATGGTCTGGCCGAATTGATGGATGAGGTTCCCCATCGGATCGATCCGGCAGCCGTTCTGGCCGATCTGCAAGCCATGCCTGGCGTGCAGGGTGTCCACCACCTGCACATTTGGTCCATCGGCGGAACGCGCATTGCCCTCACTGTTCACCTCCAAAGGGCTGCTGACCTGAGCCACCAGGATCCGCAGCTGCTGAGCAAAGTCAGGCAAGCGATGCGCCAGAAGGGCATCGAGCACTGCACTGTTCAGCTGGAAGAGCCCGGCGAAGACTGCGGGGAAGCGCTCAGCTGA
- a CDS encoding lysylphosphatidylglycerol synthase domain-containing protein, whose product MLKRFRSLLSVKPPGGLKLWITLITLGFVGWALAGHAVGLRSLSITSEGWWWLVLALGLSWLSLVANAGAWQVLVRWLGHGSGSTPLVSLYLSSNLLKYLPGGVWHFLQRVRTLGPSIGTGPALVSVLLEPMLMAVAALLWVPFGGWQNGLALLTPLPALLLLPRWREPLLCRLERSRLRQLNRSDPDLGSLPPLEQLGSGRDVYPWAPLMAELVFIASRFSGFWCCIQVFGLTSVLPIGHWMAAFALAWATGLVVPAAPGGLGVFEAVLLLRLGSSVPEAALLAVALSYRLVVTLADLLAAAGVKLDRLIADRWDQLSASPQSSPGSSS is encoded by the coding sequence ATGCTGAAGCGTTTCCGATCCCTGCTGTCGGTGAAGCCCCCCGGAGGCCTGAAGCTGTGGATCACCCTGATCACGCTCGGATTTGTGGGCTGGGCGCTGGCGGGTCATGCCGTAGGACTGCGCTCTTTGTCGATCACGTCTGAGGGCTGGTGGTGGCTTGTGCTTGCTCTCGGCCTCAGTTGGCTGAGTTTGGTTGCGAATGCGGGTGCTTGGCAGGTTCTGGTGCGATGGCTGGGCCATGGCTCAGGTTCAACACCGCTTGTTTCTCTGTACTTGAGCAGCAATTTGCTCAAATACTTGCCCGGCGGAGTGTGGCATTTCCTTCAGCGTGTGCGGACCTTGGGGCCTTCCATTGGTACGGGGCCGGCACTTGTGTCCGTTTTGCTTGAGCCCATGTTGATGGCGGTGGCTGCCCTGCTCTGGGTCCCCTTCGGTGGCTGGCAGAACGGCCTGGCCTTGCTGACACCGCTCCCCGCTTTGCTGCTGTTGCCACGCTGGAGAGAACCTTTGCTCTGCAGGCTTGAACGCAGCCGTTTAAGGCAACTCAACCGCTCTGATCCTGATCTGGGCTCCTTGCCTCCTCTGGAACAGCTGGGCAGTGGGCGTGATGTTTATCCCTGGGCACCGCTGATGGCCGAGCTGGTGTTCATCGCCTCACGCTTCTCTGGTTTCTGGTGCTGCATTCAGGTGTTCGGGCTGACCTCGGTGCTGCCGATTGGCCACTGGATGGCAGCCTTTGCCCTGGCGTGGGCCACAGGACTTGTAGTCCCTGCTGCTCCAGGGGGTTTGGGTGTGTTTGAGGCAGTGTTGCTTCTGCGCCTGGGTTCGTCCGTGCCGGAGGCAGCACTGCTTGCAGTGGCACTCAGTTATCGCCTTGTGGTCACTCTTGCGGATCTGCTCGCCGCGGCAGGTGTGAAGCTGGACCGGCTGATTGCCGATCGTTGGGATCAGCTGAGCGCTTCCCCGCAGTCTTCGCCGGGCTCTTCCAGCTGA
- the larC gene encoding nickel pincer cofactor biosynthesis protein LarC: MTPGNAAAYVVDCPTGLAGDMLLAACLDLGVPPEVIHAPLRELGFENAYVLRVEEARNGGLRGLRVDVEGRDPHPSHRHWGELRQRIGNAVLAPSLQARVLKVFTALADAEAAVHGIPADQVHFHEVGAIDSLVDVVGVCAAMEHLQPLSIWCVPPPAGRGSVATAHGRLPVPAPAVLELARRHGVQLRWGDDWPEAELTTPTGLALMAVLADGFGWPDQLAPELVGTGLGHRQLDRPNLLRLIRQHPQPPVETSQPRWQDLIIQEAWIDDVSAEALAWLIQQLRDAGALDVACCPLQMKKGRPGTAVTALVLPDQAADLRRIWWRDSPTLGLRERRQGRWVLPRRGGVLHTPWGELAAKQVLKPDGTQSLKPERDALQQLAQRAGLSPENLWQQLSQDTLEFNAQQEWTC; encoded by the coding sequence ATGACCCCTGGCAATGCCGCTGCCTACGTGGTGGACTGTCCCACTGGTCTGGCCGGAGACATGCTGCTGGCGGCCTGTCTTGATCTGGGGGTCCCCCCTGAGGTGATTCATGCCCCTCTGCGGGAGCTTGGCTTTGAGAACGCCTATGTGCTCCGTGTTGAGGAGGCGCGAAACGGCGGTTTGCGTGGACTCCGTGTGGATGTTGAAGGGCGAGACCCCCATCCATCGCATCGACACTGGGGCGAGTTGCGCCAAAGGATCGGCAATGCCGTGCTTGCTCCTTCATTGCAGGCGCGGGTGCTGAAAGTGTTTACGGCTCTCGCTGACGCTGAAGCAGCCGTTCACGGCATTCCCGCTGACCAGGTGCATTTCCACGAAGTTGGAGCCATTGACAGCTTGGTGGATGTGGTTGGTGTCTGCGCTGCCATGGAGCATCTCCAGCCGCTGTCGATCTGGTGCGTCCCCCCTCCAGCGGGACGGGGCTCAGTTGCCACAGCTCACGGGCGGTTGCCGGTCCCTGCTCCAGCAGTTCTCGAGCTGGCGCGACGTCATGGTGTGCAACTGCGCTGGGGCGATGACTGGCCGGAAGCTGAGCTCACAACTCCGACCGGTCTGGCTTTGATGGCAGTGCTTGCTGATGGGTTCGGATGGCCAGATCAGTTGGCTCCAGAGCTGGTGGGAACTGGCCTTGGCCATCGTCAGCTGGACCGTCCCAACCTGTTGCGCCTCATTCGCCAGCACCCTCAGCCTCCTGTTGAAACCAGCCAGCCCCGTTGGCAGGACCTGATCATTCAGGAGGCTTGGATTGATGATGTGTCGGCTGAAGCCTTGGCATGGCTGATCCAGCAGCTGCGTGATGCGGGTGCCTTAGACGTGGCCTGTTGTCCGTTGCAGATGAAGAAGGGTCGTCCAGGAACTGCCGTCACGGCCCTGGTGCTTCCTGATCAGGCAGCGGATCTGCGCCGGATCTGGTGGAGGGATAGTCCAACGCTGGGACTGCGCGAACGGCGTCAGGGGCGCTGGGTGCTGCCGCGTCGTGGAGGAGTCCTCCACACTCCATGGGGCGAGCTGGCGGCTAAGCAGGTGTTGAAGCCGGATGGAACCCAGTCCTTGAAGCCCGAGCGGGATGCCCTTCAGCAGCTTGCACAGCGCGCCGGTCTCTCTCCGGAAAATCTCTGGCAGCAGCTTTCCCAGGACACCCTTGAGTTCAATGCCCAGCAGGAGTGGACATGCTGA
- a CDS encoding lipopolysaccharide assembly protein LapB: MPGYSRQTTETLAKLGAVACLCLIAGWMVTQIWPETPSANTLQSQSSDSDVSGLEILKIQVQDHPSDWRWALLLARTHYENGNREAAVRTLRPLQRLHPDRLEVMTLWALLAQETDQVTEPMKQLNKRFDSLPAERRLKLGLLLADLERLSGESKAAANRYRNLINDNPKRPEPLLAFALLKRDQGRGDDAIALLRKAMPLSKNLASTGMDLETLELRWALEAARNRPASPGPKAVTTP, translated from the coding sequence GTGCCGGGTTACAGCCGTCAAACAACGGAAACTCTGGCCAAGCTGGGCGCAGTCGCCTGCCTTTGTTTGATCGCAGGCTGGATGGTGACCCAGATCTGGCCCGAGACGCCCTCTGCAAACACTCTCCAGAGCCAGTCCTCCGACAGCGACGTCTCAGGGCTGGAGATTCTCAAAATCCAGGTTCAGGATCATCCGAGCGACTGGCGCTGGGCACTGTTGCTGGCTCGCACACACTACGAGAACGGAAATCGCGAAGCAGCGGTTCGCACCCTGAGACCTTTGCAGCGACTTCACCCCGATCGGCTTGAGGTGATGACCCTATGGGCTCTTCTCGCGCAGGAGACCGACCAGGTCACAGAGCCAATGAAGCAATTGAACAAACGTTTCGACTCCCTGCCAGCTGAACGGCGACTGAAACTGGGGTTGTTGTTGGCCGATCTCGAGCGCTTGTCCGGAGAATCAAAAGCTGCTGCCAATCGCTATCGCAATCTGATCAACGACAACCCCAAACGACCTGAACCATTACTGGCATTTGCCCTGTTGAAACGGGATCAAGGTCGAGGAGACGATGCCATCGCTCTGCTGCGCAAAGCCATGCCCTTGAGCAAAAATCTGGCCTCAACGGGTATGGATCTCGAGACACTTGAACTGCGCTGGGCGCTCGAAGCGGCTCGCAATCGACCGGCAAGCCCAGGCCCTAAGGCTGTGACAACTCCCTGA